The following coding sequences are from one Musa acuminata AAA Group cultivar baxijiao chromosome BXJ2-4, Cavendish_Baxijiao_AAA, whole genome shotgun sequence window:
- the LOC135584368 gene encoding probable methyltransferase PMT20 isoform X1 gives MKNRDFRPGAYLDINPRIVPFTLGCIILCGFSFYLGGIFCSEKNRYFKQDEAPIVQSQQETTVDPLKIEYVEFSECSLNYQDYTPCTDPKRWKKYGNYRLSFMERHCPQITVRNECLIPPPDGYKPPIRWPKSKDQCWYRNVPYDWISNKKSTQHWLRKEGDKFFFPGGGTMFPNGVNSYVKLMQKLIPGMKNGTIRTAIDTGCGVASWGGDLLDHGILTVSLAPRDNHEAQVQFALERGIPAILGIISTQRLPFPSNSFDMAHCSRCLIPWTEYDGIYLLEVHRILRPGGFWVLSGPPINYEHRWRGWNTTVEEQKSDYDKLKKLLTSMCFKLYDKMDDIAVWQKSLDSSCYDRLTSSSYPPKCDYSSDPDSAWYTPLQPCLSIPSQKFKKLGLNSVPKWPNRLHVRPERISMIFNGNSGGFKHDNSRWKVRVKHYKALLPALGSDEIRNVMDMNTLYGGFATSLIDSPLWVMNVVSSYGPNSLGVVYDRGLIGTYHDWCEPFSTYPRTYDLLHLDGLFTAESHRCEMKYVLLEMDRILRPNGYAIIRESYYFIDAIATIAKGMRWDCEKQGTEYIVSKEKLLVCQKKLWHANHSRE, from the exons ATGAAGAACAGAGATTTCAGGCCAGGAGCTTATCTTGACATAAATCCTAGGATTGTCCCCTTTACTTTAGGATGCATAATCCTATGTGGATTTTCCTTCTATCTTGGGGGCATTTTTTGTTCTGAGAAGAATCGATACTTTAAGCAGGATGAAGCTCCAATTGTCCAATCTCAACAGGAAACTACAGTAGATCCCCTTAAAATTGAGTATGTTGAATTCTCAGAGTGTAGTTTGAACTATCAGGATTACACACCATGCACAGATCCGAAG aGATGGAAGAAGTATGGAAATTACAGACTTAGTTTTATGGAACGCCATTGTCCACAAATCACTGTCAGAAATGAATGCTTGATTCCTCCTCCTGATGGATATAAGCCACCAATTAGATGGCCAAAAAGCAAAGATCAATGTTGGTACAG GAATGTTCCCTATGACTGGATAAGCAATAAGAAATCAACTCAACACTGGCTCAGAAAAGAAGGTGACAAATTCTTCTTTCCAGGTGGAGGTACCATGTTTCCTAATGGAGTTAATTCATATGTTaaattgatgcaaaagctgattcctgGAATGAAGAACGGAACTATCCGAACTGCCATTGATACTGGATGTGGT GTTGCAAGCTGGGGAGGTGATTtattagatcatggcattttaactGTTTCTCTTGCACCTAGAGATAATCATGAGGCTCAAGTACAGTTTGCCCTTGAACGTGGCATTCCAGCAATCTTAGGCATCATTTCAACTCAGCGTCTTCCATTCCCTTCCAATTCATTTGATATGGCTCACTGCTCCAGATGTCTTATACCATGGACAGAATATG ATGGTATTTACCTACTGGAAGTACACCGAATACTTAGACCTGGGGGCTTCTGGGTGCTCTCAGGACCACCTATAAACTACGAACACAGATGGCGTGGGTGGAACACAACAGTGGAGGAACAGAAGTCAGACTATGATAAATTGAAGAAGTTGCTAACTAGCATGTGCTTCAAACTCTACGATAAAATGGATGACATTGCTGTGTGGCAGAAGTCTCTAGATAGTAGCTGCTACGATAGACTCACTTCATCATCTTACCCACCTAAATGTGATTATAGCTCAGATCCAGATTCAGCATGGTATACTCCACTGCAACCTTGTCTGAGTATTCCAAGCCAAAAGTTTAAGAAATTGGGACTGAACTCTGTACCAAAATGGCCAAATCGGTTGCATGTACGCCCAGAGCGTATTTCTATGATTTTCAATGGAAACTCTGGTGGTTTCAAGCATGATAACAGTAGATGGAAGGTGAGGGTGAAACACTACAAAGCATTACTTCCTGCTCTTGGAAGTGATGAAATCCGAAATGTTATGGATATGAATACATTGTACGGAGGGTTTGCAACATCTCTTATTGATTCTCCATTATGGGTCATGAATGTTGTCTCCTCTTATGGTCCAAATTCACTTGGGGTGGTCTATGATAGGGGACTAATTGGCACCTATCATGACTG GTGTGAGCCATTCTCAACGTATCCTCGTACATATGACCTGTTGCATCTGGATGGCCTATTTACTGCTGAAAGTCACAG ATGTGAAATGAAATATGTGCTCCTTGAGATGGACCGTATCCTACGTCCAAATGGGTATGCGATAATCCGTGAATCATACTATTTCATCGATGCTATAGCAACCATAGCCAAAGGAATGAGATGGGATTGTGAGAAACAAGGCACAGAATACATCGTGTCAAAGGAGAAACTCTTGGTTTGTCAGAAGAAGCTTTGGCATGCCAACCACAGTCGGGAATGA
- the LOC135584368 gene encoding probable methyltransferase PMT20 isoform X2: MERHCPQITVRNECLIPPPDGYKPPIRWPKSKDQCWYRNVPYDWISNKKSTQHWLRKEGDKFFFPGGGTMFPNGVNSYVKLMQKLIPGMKNGTIRTAIDTGCGVASWGGDLLDHGILTVSLAPRDNHEAQVQFALERGIPAILGIISTQRLPFPSNSFDMAHCSRCLIPWTEYDGIYLLEVHRILRPGGFWVLSGPPINYEHRWRGWNTTVEEQKSDYDKLKKLLTSMCFKLYDKMDDIAVWQKSLDSSCYDRLTSSSYPPKCDYSSDPDSAWYTPLQPCLSIPSQKFKKLGLNSVPKWPNRLHVRPERISMIFNGNSGGFKHDNSRWKVRVKHYKALLPALGSDEIRNVMDMNTLYGGFATSLIDSPLWVMNVVSSYGPNSLGVVYDRGLIGTYHDWCEPFSTYPRTYDLLHLDGLFTAESHRCEMKYVLLEMDRILRPNGYAIIRESYYFIDAIATIAKGMRWDCEKQGTEYIVSKEKLLVCQKKLWHANHSRE; the protein is encoded by the exons ATGGAACGCCATTGTCCACAAATCACTGTCAGAAATGAATGCTTGATTCCTCCTCCTGATGGATATAAGCCACCAATTAGATGGCCAAAAAGCAAAGATCAATGTTGGTACAG GAATGTTCCCTATGACTGGATAAGCAATAAGAAATCAACTCAACACTGGCTCAGAAAAGAAGGTGACAAATTCTTCTTTCCAGGTGGAGGTACCATGTTTCCTAATGGAGTTAATTCATATGTTaaattgatgcaaaagctgattcctgGAATGAAGAACGGAACTATCCGAACTGCCATTGATACTGGATGTGGT GTTGCAAGCTGGGGAGGTGATTtattagatcatggcattttaactGTTTCTCTTGCACCTAGAGATAATCATGAGGCTCAAGTACAGTTTGCCCTTGAACGTGGCATTCCAGCAATCTTAGGCATCATTTCAACTCAGCGTCTTCCATTCCCTTCCAATTCATTTGATATGGCTCACTGCTCCAGATGTCTTATACCATGGACAGAATATG ATGGTATTTACCTACTGGAAGTACACCGAATACTTAGACCTGGGGGCTTCTGGGTGCTCTCAGGACCACCTATAAACTACGAACACAGATGGCGTGGGTGGAACACAACAGTGGAGGAACAGAAGTCAGACTATGATAAATTGAAGAAGTTGCTAACTAGCATGTGCTTCAAACTCTACGATAAAATGGATGACATTGCTGTGTGGCAGAAGTCTCTAGATAGTAGCTGCTACGATAGACTCACTTCATCATCTTACCCACCTAAATGTGATTATAGCTCAGATCCAGATTCAGCATGGTATACTCCACTGCAACCTTGTCTGAGTATTCCAAGCCAAAAGTTTAAGAAATTGGGACTGAACTCTGTACCAAAATGGCCAAATCGGTTGCATGTACGCCCAGAGCGTATTTCTATGATTTTCAATGGAAACTCTGGTGGTTTCAAGCATGATAACAGTAGATGGAAGGTGAGGGTGAAACACTACAAAGCATTACTTCCTGCTCTTGGAAGTGATGAAATCCGAAATGTTATGGATATGAATACATTGTACGGAGGGTTTGCAACATCTCTTATTGATTCTCCATTATGGGTCATGAATGTTGTCTCCTCTTATGGTCCAAATTCACTTGGGGTGGTCTATGATAGGGGACTAATTGGCACCTATCATGACTG GTGTGAGCCATTCTCAACGTATCCTCGTACATATGACCTGTTGCATCTGGATGGCCTATTTACTGCTGAAAGTCACAG ATGTGAAATGAAATATGTGCTCCTTGAGATGGACCGTATCCTACGTCCAAATGGGTATGCGATAATCCGTGAATCATACTATTTCATCGATGCTATAGCAACCATAGCCAAAGGAATGAGATGGGATTGTGAGAAACAAGGCACAGAATACATCGTGTCAAAGGAGAAACTCTTGGTTTGTCAGAAGAAGCTTTGGCATGCCAACCACAGTCGGGAATGA